Proteins encoded by one window of Vitis vinifera cultivar Pinot Noir 40024 chromosome 10, ASM3070453v1:
- the AG gene encoding agamous isoform X1, producing the protein MGRGKIEIKRIENTTNRQVTFCKRRNGLLKKAYELSVLCDAEVALIVFSSRGRLYEYANNSSVKSTIERYKKASADSSNTGSVSEANAQFYQQESSKLHQQIRNLQNSNRHMLGESLGSLNFKDLKSLEIRLEKGISRIRSRKNELLFAEIEYMQKREIDLHNDNQYLRARIAENERNEQQMSLMPGGANYELMPSQQFDSRNYFQLNGLQPNQSYSRQDQPALQLV; encoded by the exons ATGGGAAGGGGGAAGATCGAGATCAAGCGGATCGAAAACACCACTAACCGGCAGGTTACTTTCTGCAAGCGCCGCAACGGCTTACTCAAGAAGGCCTATGAATTATCTGTCCTATGTGATGCAGAGGTAGCCCTCATCGTCTTCTCCAGCCGCGGCCGCCTCTACGAATATGCCAACAACAG CAGTGTTAAATCAACAATTGAGAGGTATAAGAAGGCAAGCGCTGATTCCTCCAACACCGGGTCCGTTTCTGAAGCCAATGCTCAG TTCTACCAGCAAGAATCCTCCAAACTGCATCAGCAGATTCGTAATTTGCAGAATTCGAACAG GCACATGCTGGGTGAGTCTCTGGGCTCCTTGAATTTCAAGGACCTCAAGAGCCTGGAGATTCGGTTAGAGAAAGGCATAAGTAGAATCAGATCCAGAAAG AATGAGCTGTTGTTTGCTGAGATCGAGTATATGCAAAAGAGG GAAATAGACTTGCATAATGATAACCAGTATCTCCGAGCAAGG ATAGCCGAGAATGAGAGAAACGAACAGCAGATGAGCTTGATGCCAGGAGGAGCTAACTATGAACTCATGCCATCTCAGCAGTTCGACTCTAGAAACTATTTCCAACTAAATGGACTGCAACCAAATCAATCATACTCTCGCCAAGACCAACCAGCTCTTCAATTAGT TTAA
- the AG gene encoding agamous (The RefSeq protein has 1 substitution compared to this genomic sequence) translates to MGRGKIEIKRIENTTNRQVTFCKRRNGLLKKAYELSVLCDAEVALIVFSSRGRLYEYANNSVKSTIERYKKASADSSNTGSVSEANAQFYQQESSKLHQQIRNLQNSNRHMLGESLGSLNFKDLKSLEIRLEKGISRIRSKKNELLFAEIEYMQKREIDLHNDNQYLRARIAENERNEQQMSLMPGGANYELMPSQQFDSRNYFQLNGLQPNQSYSRQDQPALQLV, encoded by the exons ATGGGAAGGGGGAAGATCGAGATCAAGCGGATCGAAAACACCACTAACCGGCAGGTTACTTTCTGCAAGCGCCGCAACGGCTTACTCAAGAAGGCCTATGAATTATCTGTCCTATGTGATGCAGAGGTAGCCCTCATCGTCTTCTCCAGCCGCGGCCGCCTCTACGAATATGCCAACAACAG TGTTAAATCAACAATTGAGAGGTATAAGAAGGCAAGCGCTGATTCCTCCAACACCGGGTCCGTTTCTGAAGCCAATGCTCAG TTCTACCAGCAAGAATCCTCCAAACTGCATCAGCAGATTCGTAATTTGCAGAATTCGAACAG GCACATGCTGGGTGAGTCTCTGGGCTCCTTGAATTTCAAGGACCTCAAGAGCCTGGAGATTCGGTTAGAGAAAGGCATAAGTAGAATCAGATCCAGAAAG AATGAGCTGTTGTTTGCTGAGATCGAGTATATGCAAAAGAGG GAAATAGACTTGCATAATGATAACCAGTATCTCCGAGCAAGG ATAGCCGAGAATGAGAGAAACGAACAGCAGATGAGCTTGATGCCAGGAGGAGCTAACTATGAACTCATGCCATCTCAGCAGTTCGACTCTAGAAACTATTTCCAACTAAATGGACTGCAACCAAATCAATCATACTCTCGCCAAGACCAACCAGCTCTTCAATTAGT TTAA
- the LOC100256688 gene encoding integrin-linked protein kinase 1 isoform X1, with product MAVESKTAVRFTLGKQSSLAPERARDEALTEGEQGDVEGIDPRVRLMYLANEGDLEGLRELLDSGMDVNFRDIDNRTALHVAACQGFSDVVEFLLKNGAEIDLEDRWGSTPLADAIHYKNHDVIKLLEKHGAQHLMAPMHVNNAREVPEYEIDPKELDFTNSVDITKGTYRIASWRGIQVAVKRLGDEVIIDEDKVKAFRDELALLQKIRHPNVVQFLGAVTQSSPMMIVTEYLPKGDLHAFLKRKGALKTATAVKFALDIARGMNYLHEHRPEAIIHRDLEPSNILRDDSGHLKVADFGVSKLLKVANTVKEDYPLICQETSCRYLAPEVFKNEAYDTKVDVFSFALILQEMIEGCPPFSAKPENEVPKVYAAQERPPFRAPSKLYSHGLKELIEECWNENPTKRPTFGQILTRLDRIYNHLGQKRRWKVTLSLSLSLSLSLSLSLYIYIYIYINLFIFPSLLFCSG from the exons ATGGCTGTGGAATCGAAGACGGCGGTGAGGTTCACCTTGGGGAAGCAGTCGTCCCTGGCGCCGGAAAGGGCCCGGGATGAAGCTCTGACCGAAGGTGAGCAGGGAGATGTTGAGGGGATTGATCCCAGGGTCAGGCTGATGTATCTGGCAAATGAGGGCGACTTGGAGGGGCTGCGCGAGCTTTTGGATTCGGGAATGGATGTCAATTTCAGGGATATTGATAATCGGACGGCTCTCCATGTGGCCGCGTGTCAGGGCTTCAGCGATGTGGTTGAGTTTTTGTTGAAGAATGGGGCTGAAATTGACCTCGAAGATCGCTGGGGAAGCACA CCCCTTGCAGATGCAATACATTACAAAAACCATGATGTAATCAAACTTCTGGAGAAACATGGTGCACAACATCTG ATGGCTCCCATGCATGTAAATAATGCCCGTGAAGTCCCAGAGTATGAAATTGATCCTAAGGAGCTTGATTTTACAAACAGTGTTGACATAACTAAG GGAACCTACCGCATTGCATCATGGCGTGGAATTCAAGTTGCTGTAAAAAGGCTTGGGGACGAAGTGATAATTGATGAGGATAAAGT GAAGGCATTTAGAGATGAGCTTGCATTGCTTCAGAAGATACGACATCCCAATGTAGTCCAGTTTCTGGGTGCTGTAACTCAAAGTAGTCCAATGATGATTGTGACAGAATATTTACCCAAG GGAGATCTTCATGCattcttgaaaagaaaaggagcATTAAAAACGGCCACAGCTGTGAAATTTGCGCTTGATATTGCAAG GGGAATGAATTATTTGCATGAGCATAGACCAGAAGCAATAATTCATCGTGATCTAGAGCCTTC AAATATATTGCGGGATGATTCGGGACATCTGAAAGTTGCAGACTTTGGAGTTAGCAAGCTGCTGAAAGTTGCTAATACAGTTAAAGAAGATTACCCTCTAATCTGTCAAGAAACTTCTT GTCGATATTTGGCTCCAgaggtttttaaaaatgaagctTATGATACCAAGGTGGATGTTTTTTCATTTGCTCTAATTCTACAAGAG ATGATTGAGGGCTGTCCACCTTTCAGTGCAAAGCCAGAAAATGAGGTTCCTAAAGTATATGCTGCACAAGAGCGACCGCCTTTCAGAGCTCCATCCAAGCTTTATTCTCATGGACTTAAAGA GTTGATTGAGGAATGCTGGAATGAGAATCCTACGAAGAGACCAACATTTGGGCAAATACTTACTAGGCTGGACCGCATTTATAACCATCTTGGTCAAAAGAGGCGTTGGAAggtcactctctctctctctctctctctctctctctctctctctctctctctctatatatatatatatatatatataaatttatttatttttccttctctattATTTTGTtctggataa
- the AG gene encoding agamous isoform X3, protein MGRGKIEIKRIENTTNRQVTFCKRRNGLLKKAYELSVLCDAEVALIVFSSRGRLYEYANNSVKSTIERYKKASADSSNTGSVSEANAQFYQQESSKLHQQIRNLQNSNRHMLGESLGSLNFKDLKSLEIRLEKGISRIRSRKNELLFAEIEYMQKRIAENERNEQQMSLMPGGANYELMPSQQFDSRNYFQLNGLQPNQSYSRQDQPALQLV, encoded by the exons ATGGGAAGGGGGAAGATCGAGATCAAGCGGATCGAAAACACCACTAACCGGCAGGTTACTTTCTGCAAGCGCCGCAACGGCTTACTCAAGAAGGCCTATGAATTATCTGTCCTATGTGATGCAGAGGTAGCCCTCATCGTCTTCTCCAGCCGCGGCCGCCTCTACGAATATGCCAACAACAG TGTTAAATCAACAATTGAGAGGTATAAGAAGGCAAGCGCTGATTCCTCCAACACCGGGTCCGTTTCTGAAGCCAATGCTCAG TTCTACCAGCAAGAATCCTCCAAACTGCATCAGCAGATTCGTAATTTGCAGAATTCGAACAG GCACATGCTGGGTGAGTCTCTGGGCTCCTTGAATTTCAAGGACCTCAAGAGCCTGGAGATTCGGTTAGAGAAAGGCATAAGTAGAATCAGATCCAGAAAG AATGAGCTGTTGTTTGCTGAGATCGAGTATATGCAAAAGAGG ATAGCCGAGAATGAGAGAAACGAACAGCAGATGAGCTTGATGCCAGGAGGAGCTAACTATGAACTCATGCCATCTCAGCAGTTCGACTCTAGAAACTATTTCCAACTAAATGGACTGCAACCAAATCAATCATACTCTCGCCAAGACCAACCAGCTCTTCAATTAGT TTAA
- the AG gene encoding agamous isoform X5, whose translation MVQPIIVWKPVPTWQRQPISGSTNLSSVKSTIERYKKASADSSNTGSVSEANAQFYQQESSKLHQQIRNLQNSNRHMLGESLGSLNFKDLKSLEIRLEKGISRIRSRKNELLFAEIEYMQKREIDLHNDNQYLRARIAENERNEQQMSLMPGGANYELMPSQQFDSRNYFQLNGLQPNQSYSRQDQPALQLV comes from the exons ATGGTCCAGCCAATCATAGTGTGGAAACCAGTTCCAACGTGGCAGAGACAGCCAATCAGTGGCTCGACGAATTTAAG CAGTGTTAAATCAACAATTGAGAGGTATAAGAAGGCAAGCGCTGATTCCTCCAACACCGGGTCCGTTTCTGAAGCCAATGCTCAG TTCTACCAGCAAGAATCCTCCAAACTGCATCAGCAGATTCGTAATTTGCAGAATTCGAACAG GCACATGCTGGGTGAGTCTCTGGGCTCCTTGAATTTCAAGGACCTCAAGAGCCTGGAGATTCGGTTAGAGAAAGGCATAAGTAGAATCAGATCCAGAAAG AATGAGCTGTTGTTTGCTGAGATCGAGTATATGCAAAAGAGG GAAATAGACTTGCATAATGATAACCAGTATCTCCGAGCAAGG ATAGCCGAGAATGAGAGAAACGAACAGCAGATGAGCTTGATGCCAGGAGGAGCTAACTATGAACTCATGCCATCTCAGCAGTTCGACTCTAGAAACTATTTCCAACTAAATGGACTGCAACCAAATCAATCATACTCTCGCCAAGACCAACCAGCTCTTCAATTAGT TTAA
- the AG gene encoding agamous isoform X6: MVQPIIVWKPVPTWQRQPISGSTNLSVKSTIERYKKASADSSNTGSVSEANAQFYQQESSKLHQQIRNLQNSNRHMLGESLGSLNFKDLKSLEIRLEKGISRIRSRKNELLFAEIEYMQKREIDLHNDNQYLRARIAENERNEQQMSLMPGGANYELMPSQQFDSRNYFQLNGLQPNQSYSRQDQPALQLV, encoded by the exons ATGGTCCAGCCAATCATAGTGTGGAAACCAGTTCCAACGTGGCAGAGACAGCCAATCAGTGGCTCGACGAATTTAAG TGTTAAATCAACAATTGAGAGGTATAAGAAGGCAAGCGCTGATTCCTCCAACACCGGGTCCGTTTCTGAAGCCAATGCTCAG TTCTACCAGCAAGAATCCTCCAAACTGCATCAGCAGATTCGTAATTTGCAGAATTCGAACAG GCACATGCTGGGTGAGTCTCTGGGCTCCTTGAATTTCAAGGACCTCAAGAGCCTGGAGATTCGGTTAGAGAAAGGCATAAGTAGAATCAGATCCAGAAAG AATGAGCTGTTGTTTGCTGAGATCGAGTATATGCAAAAGAGG GAAATAGACTTGCATAATGATAACCAGTATCTCCGAGCAAGG ATAGCCGAGAATGAGAGAAACGAACAGCAGATGAGCTTGATGCCAGGAGGAGCTAACTATGAACTCATGCCATCTCAGCAGTTCGACTCTAGAAACTATTTCCAACTAAATGGACTGCAACCAAATCAATCATACTCTCGCCAAGACCAACCAGCTCTTCAATTAGT TTAA
- the LOC100256688 gene encoding integrin-linked protein kinase 1 isoform X2, with the protein MAVESKTAVRFTLGKQSSLAPERARDEALTEGEQGDVEGIDPRVRLMYLANEGDLEGLRELLDSGMDVNFRDIDNRTALHVAACQGFSDVVEFLLKNGAEIDLEDRWGSTPLADAIHYKNHDVIKLLEKHGAQHLMAPMHVNNAREVPEYEIDPKELDFTNSVDITKGTYRIASWRGIQVAVKRLGDEVIIDEDKVKAFRDELALLQKIRHPNVVQFLGAVTQSSPMMIVTEYLPKGDLHAFLKRKGALKTATAVKFALDIARGMNYLHEHRPEAIIHRDLEPSNILRDDSGHLKVADFGVSKLLKVANTVKEDYPLICQETSCRYLAPEVFKNEAYDTKVDVFSFALILQEMIEGCPPFSAKPENEVPKVYAAQERPPFRAPSKLYSHGLKELIEECWNENPTKRPTFGQILTRLDRIYNHLGQKRRWKVRPLKCFQNLEAMWKKDHSDLSTSSRSSRPNR; encoded by the exons ATGGCTGTGGAATCGAAGACGGCGGTGAGGTTCACCTTGGGGAAGCAGTCGTCCCTGGCGCCGGAAAGGGCCCGGGATGAAGCTCTGACCGAAGGTGAGCAGGGAGATGTTGAGGGGATTGATCCCAGGGTCAGGCTGATGTATCTGGCAAATGAGGGCGACTTGGAGGGGCTGCGCGAGCTTTTGGATTCGGGAATGGATGTCAATTTCAGGGATATTGATAATCGGACGGCTCTCCATGTGGCCGCGTGTCAGGGCTTCAGCGATGTGGTTGAGTTTTTGTTGAAGAATGGGGCTGAAATTGACCTCGAAGATCGCTGGGGAAGCACA CCCCTTGCAGATGCAATACATTACAAAAACCATGATGTAATCAAACTTCTGGAGAAACATGGTGCACAACATCTG ATGGCTCCCATGCATGTAAATAATGCCCGTGAAGTCCCAGAGTATGAAATTGATCCTAAGGAGCTTGATTTTACAAACAGTGTTGACATAACTAAG GGAACCTACCGCATTGCATCATGGCGTGGAATTCAAGTTGCTGTAAAAAGGCTTGGGGACGAAGTGATAATTGATGAGGATAAAGT GAAGGCATTTAGAGATGAGCTTGCATTGCTTCAGAAGATACGACATCCCAATGTAGTCCAGTTTCTGGGTGCTGTAACTCAAAGTAGTCCAATGATGATTGTGACAGAATATTTACCCAAG GGAGATCTTCATGCattcttgaaaagaaaaggagcATTAAAAACGGCCACAGCTGTGAAATTTGCGCTTGATATTGCAAG GGGAATGAATTATTTGCATGAGCATAGACCAGAAGCAATAATTCATCGTGATCTAGAGCCTTC AAATATATTGCGGGATGATTCGGGACATCTGAAAGTTGCAGACTTTGGAGTTAGCAAGCTGCTGAAAGTTGCTAATACAGTTAAAGAAGATTACCCTCTAATCTGTCAAGAAACTTCTT GTCGATATTTGGCTCCAgaggtttttaaaaatgaagctTATGATACCAAGGTGGATGTTTTTTCATTTGCTCTAATTCTACAAGAG ATGATTGAGGGCTGTCCACCTTTCAGTGCAAAGCCAGAAAATGAGGTTCCTAAAGTATATGCTGCACAAGAGCGACCGCCTTTCAGAGCTCCATCCAAGCTTTATTCTCATGGACTTAAAGA GTTGATTGAGGAATGCTGGAATGAGAATCCTACGAAGAGACCAACATTTGGGCAAATACTTACTAGGCTGGACCGCATTTATAACCATCTTGGTCAAAAGAGGCGTTGGAAg GTTAGGCCATTGAAATGTTTTCAGAACCTGGAAGCAATGTGGAAGAAAGATCATTCTGATCTAAGCACCTCCAGCCGTTCATCTCGTCCAAACCGGTAG
- the AG gene encoding agamous isoform X4 — MGRGKIEIKRIENTTNRQVTFCKRRNGLLKKAYELSVLCDAEVALIVFSSRGRLYEYANNSSVKSTIERYKKASADSSNTGSVSEANAQFYQQESSKLHQQIRNLQNSNRHMLGESLGSLNFKDLKSLEIRLEKGISRIRSRKNELLFAEIEYMQKRIAENERNEQQMSLMPGGANYELMPSQQFDSRNYFQLNGLQPNQSYSRQDQPALQLV, encoded by the exons ATGGGAAGGGGGAAGATCGAGATCAAGCGGATCGAAAACACCACTAACCGGCAGGTTACTTTCTGCAAGCGCCGCAACGGCTTACTCAAGAAGGCCTATGAATTATCTGTCCTATGTGATGCAGAGGTAGCCCTCATCGTCTTCTCCAGCCGCGGCCGCCTCTACGAATATGCCAACAACAG CAGTGTTAAATCAACAATTGAGAGGTATAAGAAGGCAAGCGCTGATTCCTCCAACACCGGGTCCGTTTCTGAAGCCAATGCTCAG TTCTACCAGCAAGAATCCTCCAAACTGCATCAGCAGATTCGTAATTTGCAGAATTCGAACAG GCACATGCTGGGTGAGTCTCTGGGCTCCTTGAATTTCAAGGACCTCAAGAGCCTGGAGATTCGGTTAGAGAAAGGCATAAGTAGAATCAGATCCAGAAAG AATGAGCTGTTGTTTGCTGAGATCGAGTATATGCAAAAGAGG ATAGCCGAGAATGAGAGAAACGAACAGCAGATGAGCTTGATGCCAGGAGGAGCTAACTATGAACTCATGCCATCTCAGCAGTTCGACTCTAGAAACTATTTCCAACTAAATGGACTGCAACCAAATCAATCATACTCTCGCCAAGACCAACCAGCTCTTCAATTAGT TTAA
- the AG gene encoding agamous isoform X2, translating to MGRGKIEIKRIENTTNRQVTFCKRRNGLLKKAYELSVLCDAEVALIVFSSRGRLYEYANNSVKSTIERYKKASADSSNTGSVSEANAQFYQQESSKLHQQIRNLQNSNRHMLGESLGSLNFKDLKSLEIRLEKGISRIRSRKNELLFAEIEYMQKREIDLHNDNQYLRARIAENERNEQQMSLMPGGANYELMPSQQFDSRNYFQLNGLQPNQSYSRQDQPALQLV from the exons ATGGGAAGGGGGAAGATCGAGATCAAGCGGATCGAAAACACCACTAACCGGCAGGTTACTTTCTGCAAGCGCCGCAACGGCTTACTCAAGAAGGCCTATGAATTATCTGTCCTATGTGATGCAGAGGTAGCCCTCATCGTCTTCTCCAGCCGCGGCCGCCTCTACGAATATGCCAACAACAG TGTTAAATCAACAATTGAGAGGTATAAGAAGGCAAGCGCTGATTCCTCCAACACCGGGTCCGTTTCTGAAGCCAATGCTCAG TTCTACCAGCAAGAATCCTCCAAACTGCATCAGCAGATTCGTAATTTGCAGAATTCGAACAG GCACATGCTGGGTGAGTCTCTGGGCTCCTTGAATTTCAAGGACCTCAAGAGCCTGGAGATTCGGTTAGAGAAAGGCATAAGTAGAATCAGATCCAGAAAG AATGAGCTGTTGTTTGCTGAGATCGAGTATATGCAAAAGAGG GAAATAGACTTGCATAATGATAACCAGTATCTCCGAGCAAGG ATAGCCGAGAATGAGAGAAACGAACAGCAGATGAGCTTGATGCCAGGAGGAGCTAACTATGAACTCATGCCATCTCAGCAGTTCGACTCTAGAAACTATTTCCAACTAAATGGACTGCAACCAAATCAATCATACTCTCGCCAAGACCAACCAGCTCTTCAATTAGT TTAA